The DNA segment tggtgccataggacaaggtggattactattcaaatcttgtgcaaatgcagcctcttttggattttcatcattgatactcccttcatggataagacaactttcaagagaagccttcggatagctctttctaaagtgctcttttactaactcatcaactatatcaattctcaaacaagagtctacatcttcatgttgcttcttcttatcattgccaatattgaagactaactgatcctctccgattctaagagtaagcttttcacctttcacgtcaatcaaagcaccaccGTAGCCGTGAAAGGCCTcccaaaatgattggcatatgagaatcctcttccatgtccaaaatgacaaagtcaatgggatgtaaaattttccaaccttcagtggtatattttccaagatcccttctggatatttaattgatctgtctgccaactgaagagaaatgtgggttggcttaagatctcccatgttaagcttctcatagatggagaggggcataaggcttacactagcccctaaatcacataaagcttttatagaacatgattccccaatatggcatggaattgaaaaactccctggatccttgagctttggaggaagtttcctttggaggatagcactgcattcctcgaTTAAGGCTCTgatctcataatcttcaagtcttcttttgtttgagagaatttctttcaaaacttagcataagaaggcatttgggaaagagcatcgataaaaggcacatttatatatagcttcttcaaaacctctaagaacttcccaaattgcttatcaagcttggctttttgaaatctctgtggaaagggaagctgtggcttgtaaggctctggaggtatatatttctcttctttctccaacctcctctttaccttttcttgcactcccttttTCATCTCCCTTgacatctttctcattttctctcttctcagctttttcactcttctcaagatgcactattttaccactcctcgggtgatggcatgacattgctcccttggattttctgtttgactaggaagtttccccatagaattggtacttgatgagcatgcttgttgtgcaatctgattttccaaagatcctattgtgtgtttgcatttgtttcaccttgctttcatctctctcaactcttcatcacgcttaatttgattagcaagaatttgttgtaataaagcctctgtggtggaactttgttcttgctgtcttggtaaaggtgcagtatttgcattcttttgctgaaaactaggtggtggttgcctaggttgttggtattgatgctcttgttgttgtgatggaaagttctgagttgaagcttgattttgctgattctcccatgaaaaattgggatgattcctccaagcatatgaaggataatctactccacagctcattgttccttctgcataagtaacttgttgagaacttccagagcatgatgatgaactgactagcatacttaaatcctccattttcttagcaaggacattagtgagtgcatcaaatttggcattgatcatgttgaatggatcaagctcatacattccaaAAACTTGCCtttttgagttggagttgaccctcttggactactccatagatgacttctttgctattttctctaataactcataagcttcatcttcatgcttaatgatgaattcccctccagtttgagcatcaatgattcctctgatagcaggagtgacatttgtgtaaaaattctggtttatcatccatttaggaatggcatgatgtggacattgtctctccaactccttccatctcatccatgactcataaagagtctcatcttctcttggtctaaaagcaatcatttgattcctcaactcttgagtttttccaggtggaaagtattgggcaagaaatacatcagtgagctgctcccaatttgtaattgagttgtgaggtaaagaatcaagccaatccaatgctctatctttcaaagagaatggaaacaattttagccttgctgcatcatcagatactccaggttgtttttgcatgtcacaaatcatagcaaacttcttcagatgtgtgtgtggattttcagaaggatgacccccaaattgagaattctgaatcatttgaaggactccaaaatccatcttgtaactatttacatcaattcttggtcttgctatgctctctctcaagtcatcaaaacgaggaaaagcatgatccatcatacttcccctaggcagatTAGCATTTACTACCTCTTCaccatgggctgcattttcattattttgaccatttccagcattaccaacaccaattctaattctttcatcagccatgtctgcttctaattcagtttctatcaaggcttcttttctttttctggtttctttcttgttggccttacaaaatttctcaatttgtggttgaataataaggatgtatcacttgtgcttctagctcttctcataaaagattaagagtacctgaaaaagaacaaacaaacacaaaatgaaaagataacagagataaaactaaaaaacaactaaaataatcaagaattcaatcttaaacaaacaactccccggcaacggcgccaaaaacttgatgcgtcccaaccgcaagtgcacgggtcgtacaagtagtatagaaaaatatcgatcccacgaggagttgtgttaatgattgaatttttaatataaaagttgactaaattgaagtatttatgaaattaaaataatgaattaatgggtaatggagtatgaaatctaaatgtgcaaatttaatattctattcaacaatgtattaattaaactaagatttgcatcaaattgaaataagcaagttcaaatatggcaatatttaaaatggcaaatgattaaattcgattagaaattaacaatggtaaaaaggcgattccggagttcgggatttcatattcaagctattttgggattttccctagctagcccaatccatgaaatttatgggtttaaaggagattaattctaaaatcctttgaaaactctttcgagtgagacaaagagtgccttaattaacttaatcctactttcgtggagttaaaattaaccaagacccattaggttctttaatcaatctattaaaaccctattaacccttagtctatttctagatctaagttaattaagtccaatttcttgattaactatcacttggttttctcctttcggtgcttcaaccaaggattaagaacataacttaatggggcccttcattaagcatgtgaataagcacacaagaaatggattaaacctcataaattcattaaattgggactaaccttcaaatccacaaaaataactaaaatattacatcccttactccagaatcaaaagtaaactactcactatccataatgcttacaagatatgatgagtttaaatggaaataaagctttaatctaagctaagaagtaagaaattaaacactagaaatgtagaaaaatgtaaaggaaggaagaaatctgcaaatcttggttaaaaatggtgtggaaggtgaaaatgactcctcaaattctgcctctcttctcctcttcttcttttctccttttctccctctaaaatgagaaaatgggactatttatagcatttttcgacatggagccctaaaatggtatgttctaggaggaattatttgaggaatCTCCTgccactcattaatgaactcttcatgggatgcataagtggatcgcataagttatgcatcccTTATGCGCTTTCAGCTGGTTATGGGCCacttatgcaaaactgcatgacttggtgcataggttatgcacaattctgtgaaggtgcataagggaggcgggaatgtgcataagctatgctgtctccttatgcacacttcggctggttctggaacaatgatctttctccttatgcaaatctgcatagcttatgcggcaagttatgcacaatttggtcaatgcatatttcagcttgaaaacttgtttttgacatctttggctgtagaagacactcctcaatggcaaaattctcttcagtccttcaaaaacaccatttttcctacaaaacaaagtaaaaattataaattaatccaaaatcgacaattatgaaaaactaactaattaactaatgaaattagctaaaaatgactaataatcaaataaaatggctatgaaattaaacctcaatgattatgcaaaatgtatgcatcagtaTGTCTACGATTcaaatgaccaaaccacctcaatctcccttctctcaacttatcctcaattggcaccacttctacattttctctaatactctcattacggaatttatctagtctagtatggccactcatccaccttaacattttcatccatgtaactcttatcttagaagcatacgactcctttagtgcccaacactcactaccatataacatagccagtcgtatggctgtacggtaaaattttcctttcaacttattgggaatcttgcgatcacataaaactctcgtggcacgtcttcacttcaaccatccggctttaatcctatgactaacatcctcctcaaatCCCCCAtcttcttgaaggattgagccgagatatctaaagtgattactttgggacagtaccactccatccaaactaactccttccctatcaccagtttggccttcactgaacttgcaatgcatgtattctgtcttcattctacttaatttaaaaccctttgactctagagtacttctccaaagctctagctttctattgactccttctcgcgtctcatctatcaaaacaatatcatccgcaaacatcatgcaccaaggaatactctcttgtatatgtttcatcaattcatctaaactaatgtaaaaaagtaagtgcttatagctgatccttggtgtaatccaattgagatcagaaaatctcttgtgtcccctcccactgtgctcacaatagtagttgctccttcatacatatctttcaacacttgtatgtacctaatagataccctcttttgttctaacacactccataagacatctcttggaacactatcataagtcttctccaaatcaataaaaccatgtgtagatctttcttcacatctctatatttctccatcaagcttctaatgagaaagatcactttcatagttgaacgaccgggcatgaagccaaattaattgagagagatagaagtatcatgacgtagtcaatgctccacaactctctacCATAACTTCAtaatatggctcatgagtttaattctcctatagttcgagcaactctgtatatctcccttatttttaaaaataggtactaaaatactcatcctccattcatcaggtattttctttgagtttagaatcttattaaataatttagttaactatgtcactcccatatctcccaaacacttccacattttaattggtatttcatcgggtccacagaatttacccactttcattctcttaagtgcttcctttacttctaaagatctaatccttctagtataattcacattcttttctatcatTCTATAgtttatattcacgctattaccattttgactattattaaagagatcattaaaataatttctccatctttctttaatgtcctcatctttcaccaacacttttccttctgtatccttaatgcacctaacttgattgagatcttgatatttcctttctctcctccatgctaatctataaatatctttctccccttctttagttccaagtttctcatataacttttcaaaggcctatgctcttgcttgactaactgccttttttgcctctttctttgctatcttgtattgttcatatgcctcattattatcacatttaggtaatttcttataccattccctttttctctttactgccttttgtatttcctcattccaccaccatctctcttttgagggtggtccatgtcctttagactctccaagtacttttctaactacttctctaatctttgatgccatctgtatccacatatcattggcctccatattcgACTTCCATGgttcggactcaagaagctcatttttgaactttacttgctttactcctttgaactcccacctttttgttcgagctacactattttttctgaccttacttgaattgttcctaaacttgacatccaagactactaatcgatgttgacttgttaaagcctctcctggaatgaccttgcaatccttgcatagagctctatctgtcttcctggttaagaggaagtcgatttggcttctatattgctcacttttgaaagtcactaaatgtgactctctttttataaagtaggtatttgctaatattaggtcgtatgccatagcaaaatccatgatgctTTTTTCCTCCTCATTTTGACggcccaaaaccaaaacctccatgaacattctcataacgtTGCCTATCACTTCTTACATATccattcaaaactccaccaatgaaaatattatcttcattcggtatgctttgcattaaatcatccataccttctcaaaacctttgtttactctcactatctagtcctatttatggGGCATAGCACTAACTATGTTTATTGtttttccttctagtactagctttactagtataattctatctcctactcttttcacagctattacagagttttttaatttcctgtctatgattatgcccactccattcttatttctctcctttccggtaaatcacagtttgtaccataaattacccacttccttgcttttctctcctacccatttagtctcctgaatgcaagcaaaattcaccattctcctttccaaggtatccacaagctccattaatttttctgtaagtgatccaatattTCAAGTACCAactctgatcctcctcctatcatgttcctttcgaattagtctccttttatgatatcttctattgttttctatgacTATCTTGTGTTATGTtctatatcataaggtgtgatgaaatttttacgctggttgtcacctaccgcaatccTCTTCCTCTATCTGGGCTTGGGACAGGCTAAAtgtaaactacttaggcggagttacacacacacacacacacacacacacacacacacacatatatataagtaaaagataatagtatatttataattaagaattataaagtaatttaatatatttataactaaaattattaaaaatatatagaaaaatgaaatataatattaggttgcatttagttcatatatatatatatatatatatatattaattcttaattatatttatatatcatagttaaatattatataattaataaataattaaaatgtatattatatgatatacttatactattatattatataatatatttaacttaaattatatatacactttGTAGTTAAAGATTATGCAATTCAGgtatagctaaaagatatattatatgatatattatgtattaataatccaatttaaaacttaaatgttaattcatgaataattttttaaggaaataattacataaaattgttTTAAGAACATGAACCATACCAAACCCAACCGGAACCGTACCGAACCCAGCCGGAACCGAACCGAAATCGAAACaataaaaaatcgaaccgaaaccATACCGAAATTTCAGTTCGATTCTGGTTCCTAGCCAAACCCCGAACCAAACTGAAACCAAACACCCCTATGTGAGATTACTAAGGTTATCTTTTCGTTTGGCACTTACTAGCAACAATGTCACAACCATGAGACAGTAGAACAAGAAATGGAAGAGTGATAAAGCTGTGGTGAGAAAAGAGAGATTCAGTTGAGGAAGAGAATCCCAATAAAATATAGAAGTGTAGGGAAACAAGTTTGAATTACCAGAACACCcttgatttttaaattgaaaatttaaattttcttaaattagATGATGTTAAATTGCTAATGCACTCAAAGAGCAGTTGTGTTAGTAGAAACCTTTCTGGACCTTACCTGTCTTAGGCATTTGCTTAATGCTGAAGAAGGAATACTTGGTGGTGCCATTTGAAGCAAGATGCTAGCAGTAGATTTAAACAGTGGCATAACAAGCATAAAACCTGCAACTGAAACTAGCCCCAAACATAAGACTTCAGCATTGTCAACCCTGCAATTAAagggtcaaaaaaaaaaaaagaaacaatcaGAAAAGATTAGGGAGAATGAAAAAGGCCCAGAGGTGTTGCAGAACTGAGGTAGAAAATGAAAGATAAAGCAACATACCCGAGGGACAAAAACCAGGATGCCAATATCAAACCTGCACTGAGAAATAAAGAGTATACCAGTTTAATATTAATACATAAAGAAGAAAACAAATACTTggaaaataaaattcaaaattgCAAGGTTCATtcaccaaatttcaatttatatcAATAAAATCATTCAtcattaaggttttttttttttttcaataaggtcaatatttaaagtgattactttgggacagtaccactccatccaaactaactccttccctatcaccagtttggccttcagtgaacttgcaatgcatgtattctgtcttcgttctacttaacttaaaaccctttgactctagagtacttctccaaagctctagctttctattgactcattctcgcgtctcatctatcagaacaatatcatccacaaacatcatgtaccaaggaatactctcttgcatatgtttcgtcaattttatcgtacagccatacgaccggctatgttatatggtagtgagtgttgggcactgaaggagtcgtatgcgtctaagataagagttgcagagatgagaatgttaaggtggatgagtggccatactagactagataaagtccgtaatgagaatattagagaaaatgtaggagtagtgctaattgaggataagttgagagaagggagattgaggtggtttggtcatgtgaagcgtaaacaTAAGGAGGCTCTaactagacaagtagagcacattaggttagaggatagaaagaaaaaaagaggtagacataaattaacttggaggaaagtagtacaacatgacctagaaacattatacatttatgaggatttaacccaaaatcgtttagagtggagaaagcgaatccatataggcgacttcaaatttttgggataaaggtttagttgagttgagttgagttgagttaaggtCAATATTACTAAATTTTTCTAGGAATTTAGCCTTTTTTATGACTACCTATAGCCTAAAGAATATATTTAAAAAACTTTGACTTGGTTATCATATAAACATTCTGctgaaattttatcaaaatcAGCAATATTAACTTTGTTGAAATAAAACAAAAATCGAGTATTTTAATGATACAAATATAGTGACCatgttgaaatttattataaGTTCAATTACCACAAATGAAATTAATCCAAAAAATGAATGTGCAAAGGGAAATCTGTATGCCATTTTGTTCATAGTGATAGAGTGATAGAGAGCAAACCTACGAATGGAATCAGCAAGAACATGCAAGCAAACTGAGTGGTAATTCATGTCTTCTGCTTTTCTGTAGACTGCAACAAAACATGCTTATCTAGATTAAGTACAAATGGAAGGAGAACTAAGACTAACACAAATGGTGAAAACAATATTACACCAGCTTGCACAAGCAACATATACATCCTACTCAAAATCAAGTGCGTAAATCACCATCTTTTAGAGTTTGTCACTCCATATAATCAACAATGCATGAATATTTACACAAGCATTTGCAGACATTAGCCTTTTTATATTGCTTAAACTTAATCTAGGAAGATTTCTGGAGACACCAAAAGCTGCAGTAGAATACTTACCAAGACTAATGCGAGCATAGTTCCTAAAGAACCAAACACCAATAAGATTAATCAGTAAATTTGTCACCGCTGAAACAATCAAATAATGCCTACAAGCAGCGGCAAAGTTACCAAGAAATTATCTTCATATAAAAGAACCATAAATTTCTTGACAATAATAATGTATCCATTACATAATTGTCATTTCAAATGCAGGGATTGAGTTTACCTATAAAGAATGTATACTGGTAATAAAGTCTGCATAAGATTGATTTTTTTAGACATTTTCTACATGCAGAAGAAAAAAacttacatttaaaaaaaaatcaacacaAGGTTACCTTACCCCTTTTTAGTTTTCATAATAGATTgactaaattaagaaaaaatgaaattttacttgtGCTCGGACTCTTCTTGTATGAATGCATGAAGTGCCTCCACTGCTATGGAAAATGACATGAACAAAAGAAACAGCTGTCTACACATGCAGCAAAAGACAGAATATCCAGATGTTAGCCCAAAAAATATGACACTGAATATGGACCTGGAATGGAAACGTTAAATAAGCGAAGGCCACTCCCCCCGCCAAAAAAAAGGTAGAGAAATGTTTGTCCCAGGTAAATGTTTCATTACCATAAATCAGCATCTTAGGGTACGCTAGGAACATTGTGGTTTCTGGTTTTtagttttcttttaaaataaaaaaatatatgtgtTTGGCTGGCACACTTGGTTTTTGTTTTCGTAACTCATCTGGAATCATttgcaaaaccaaaaacaagGAACAAGGAAACAATAAAAAGTGgattcttattatttttttaaagttgCTCACTCGTgcttccctctccctcactttATTCTCATTATTTGCATGCCCTCTATCTGTCCTCATAcaattgaattaattattaaaataatatgaaaaaaaaactATTTACAAATCTAACGTGAATCTgaaattatttacaaaaataatattttccAAAAAAAATGCCCATCAGAAAAGAAGTTTTTTAAGATGACATTTAAACAAGAAAACgccatttgggaaaaacagtttcaATTAACCATGCGCGTTAGAGCATCTGTAGCAAGAGGAATATTGCTCTGAAAAATAATATTCAAGATGGCATTTTCTATGACATGTCACATCACGAAGATGTTGCTGCAAAACCAATAAAAAACACCAGCTTTGTTGGTGCTTTTAGTGGAACCCATATAATCAATGTAACCCTCTCACCATCTAATAATGTGTTCACTTATTTTAAACTTTTGTTTTAATTTGTCATCTTTAAGTGTATCTACGTAACATTTGTGATGAGATTGAAAGACTCTACTCAATAGTGAAAATATCcaaaatatgataaaaaaatgTCTGAAATACAGCTCAAAATTTCTTTTTACAAATTGTCATATAATTATTATACATGTatcatatttataataattttttatattattaaattttaatataaaaaaatatattagatttggatttaaataaaaaaaaatctaaccaATACAAATTTAACgcatttaaatatattttgaattaaatatcaaaacaaatttttttaaCTTCAATATAacaaattatttttcaaatatgGTCCGcaacttttttttttacaatttgtGATATAATTATAATGCATATATtacatttataaataaatttttatattattaaatagaaaaataatagaatttatatttaaaaagaaaatcaatCTAACCAATCAAATTAGAAATCTTAAATAATgataaaatttctatttttttttttatccaatcAAAAGATAATGCAATTTTTCATTATCAAATTCATCTATATTCTTTTTTGTTCATTCTAGTATCTCTTCCTTACCACTTTTATAGATATTATAGATTTATTATTAAAAACTTAAGATTTATCTATTTCCAAATAAAAGATGGAACTTTTCAATTAACCCCCTTACTAGTCACCATTATATCACCAACTACATTAgcatttgataattttttttttttactttttttaattataattggtgatATCATGTGAAAATTTATTGAATAGCCAATGAACTTATTTATTAATTGAAAAGTTCCATAAACTTGTTTTTATAAAGataaatctttaattttttataataaatctataatatatataaaagtggAAAGAAGAGAATAATGAGATGAACAAAAAAGGACATGATTAAATTTGATAATGATAAATTGCATTCTGTTTGATTGGATAAAAgacaatatataaatttattattatttaaaatttttaatttgattggttagattgattttctatttaaatataaattctatTATATTTTCAActgaaatttaataatataaaaatttatttataaatgtaatacattattataattatattacaaattgtaagaacataaaaaataaaataagtttcagaccataaaataatttattatactagagttcaataaatttattttggtattttattcaaaataaatataataaaatttaaaatgtgtTAAATTTGTATTGGTTAGATTGTTTTCTGTTTTTTTTAATCCAAACCTATTATATTTTTctgcattaaaatttaataatataaaattttacttataaatataataaacgtataataattataagaaaaattgtaaaaaaaaaaatgaactatatttcagaaATTTTTAgctatattattgaaattttcactaTTCCGTAGAGTCTACTAACCTAACTATAAACACTACTTAGACACACTTAAATATGACAAATTGAAACAAAAGTATAAAGTGGATATGTTACTGGATAATGGAAGGTTTATATTGGTTATATGAGTTCCACTAAAAATGCCATTAAGGCTAGTGTTTTTTATTGGTTTGGCAGCAGCAAATGTATGATTTGGTTCAAAGCTCCCTCTTTTTTGTCTTCATTTTTTTATCTTTCTCCATCAGAGTTTCTTCGATTGATCTTGTTTCAAAGCTCCCTCTTCTCTTTTTGACTGGAAATGCTTTCTCTCCCTCACACCATCTCCATCTCCCATCTGTGCCACATAGTAATGCAACCAAACAAACAGCAA comes from the Hevea brasiliensis isolate MT/VB/25A 57/8 chromosome 5, ASM3005281v1, whole genome shotgun sequence genome and includes:
- the LOC110651927 gene encoding metal tolerance protein C2-like, translating into MAQLFLLFMSFSIAVEALHAFIQEESEHKHYLIVSAVTNLLINLIGVWFFRNYARISLVYRKAEDMNYHSVCLHVLADSIRSAGLILASWFLSLGVDNAEVLCLGLVSVAGFMLVMPLFKSTASILLQMAPPSIPSSALSKCLRQVRSRKDISKISQARFWELVPGHVVGSPSVQVKKGMDDRPTLQFLHGLYHDMGIQDLTVQTDYY